The proteins below come from a single Papaver somniferum cultivar HN1 chromosome 11, ASM357369v1, whole genome shotgun sequence genomic window:
- the LOC113320138 gene encoding metal-independent phosphoserine phosphatase-like — MATCVVSSNESAINGMVGMVANVEVPTEVTHNVAEIVLVRHGETTWNNAGRIQGSLESELNEAGWQQADAIAARLGKELKPAAVYNSDLKRAKNTAEMIAKTCHIPEVIEVPDLEERHVGSLQGYYWSEIQEKEPEAYLAFFSSDKDLEIPGGGESFNQLCERSVSALEEIASKHKGERVIVVTHGGILRAIYMAVTGEASAGKILNASINVVHLTEKKWVFKTWSDVSHLNKVGFLQRGFNGDAFQH; from the exons ATGGCAACTTGTGTTGTTTCATCAAATGAGTCTGC AATcaacggcatggttggcatggtagCTAACGTTGAGGTTCCAACCGAAGTTACACATAATGTAGCTGAGATCGTCCTAGTTCGACATGGAGAGACCACATGGAACAATGcaggaagaattcaaggaagCTTAGAGTCCGAGCTTAATGAGGCTGGATGGCAGCAAGCCGATGCA ATCGCTGCTAGGTTAGGAAAAGAGTTGAAACCTGCTGCTGTATACAACTCCGACCTCAAACGTGCTAAAAACACTGCCGAAATGATAGCCAAGACGTGCCATATCCCGGAGGTGATAGAAGTACCAGATTTGGAGGAGAGGCATGTAGGAAGCTTACAAGGCTACTACTGGAGTGAGATTCAAGAGAAAGAGCCTGAGGCTTACCTTGCTTTCTTCTCTTCTGATAAGGACCTTGAAATCCCt GGTGGAGGAGAGAGCTTTAATCAGCTTTGTGAGAGATCAGTTTCTGCTCTCGAAGAAATTGCATCCAAACACAAAG GTGAACGAGTCATCGTAGTGACACACGGTGGTATTTTAAGAGCCATTTACATGGCGGTTACTGGTGAAGCCAGTGCAGGAAAAATATTGAACGCTTCGATAAATGTAGTCCATCTCACTGAGAAGAAATGGGTATTCAAGACATGGAGTGATGTTAGCCACCTTAATAAAGTCGGATTTCTCCAACGTGGATTCAATGGGGATGCCTTTCAACACTAA